A window of the Gossypium hirsutum isolate 1008001.06 chromosome A05, Gossypium_hirsutum_v2.1, whole genome shotgun sequence genome harbors these coding sequences:
- the LOC107959521 gene encoding receptor protein-tyrosine kinase CEPR2 yields the protein MMPFNNSTMIKHWFLLFTIMASALFPPCSAINVETRALLDVKSKLKDPLNVLGSWKESDSACKFYGVTCDPVSGNVTEISLAGKSLAGEISPSISMLNSLETLFLPHYSISGELPDQINHCSNLRVLNISWNKMVGIIPNLSGLKSLEILGLAFNSFSGRFPSWIGNLTGLVFLALGGNDFDESEIPESIGNLKNLNILYLRNSNLVGHIPESVFELKALQILDLSWNNISGNIPNSISKLKNLNQIELFFNNLTGKLPPGIADLPLLKEFDISSNRLNGTLPKEIGKMNLTVFQCYNNSFYGEIPAGFGDMQHLIGFSVYKNRFSGQFPANFGRFSPLISIDISENQFSGGFPRFLCERGKLKLLLALENNFSGEFPDSYVECKSLVRLRVNKNHLSGNIPDGFWALPHANMIDFSDNDFTGGVSASIGSSIGLNQLVLQNNKFSSSLPSELGKLTNLERLLLNNNNFSGNLPAEIGALKQLFSLSLEQNSLTGSIPAELGNCVRLVDLNLADNYLSGIMPPTVSFMSSLNSLNLSGNKLTGPIPKNLENLKLSSIDLSENQLSGNVPHELWTIGGVKAFLGNRGLCIDKMFRNNMNDTVLNVCREEQGRKMVFGDKSVFFIVIVVALIMVLAGLLLVSYKNFKHSREDMENSLGGNNGVNPKWELACFHNMDIDADEICNLEEQNLIGSGSTGRVYRLDLRKKGVVVAVKRLWDGEGLKVLAAEMEILGKIRHRNILKLYACLMKGRSSYLAFEYMENGNVFQALHRVKKDGKPELDWHRRHKIALGAAKGIAYLHHDCSPPIIHRDIKSCNILLDKDYEPKIADFGVAKVAEKSLKGSEWNCFAGTHGYIAPELAYTLKVTEKSDVYSFGVVLLELVTRRAAIEEEYGEGKDLVYWVLTHFNHHENVLKVLDSKVATGTATVRDDMIKVLKIGILCTAKLPNLRPTMREVVRMLVNAEPACSTSPDSQSDKNW from the exons ATGATGCCCTTCAACAATTCCACAATGATTAAACATTGGTTTCTACTGTTTACAATCATGGCTTCTGCTCTTTTCCCGCCATGTTCCGCCATTAACGTCGAAACCCGAGCTCTTCTCGACGTTAAAAGCAAGCTGAAAGACCCTTTAAACGTCTTAGGTTCCTGGAAAGAATCAGATTCTGCATGCAAATTCTATGGAGTTACTTGTGATCCTGTTTCGGGCAATGTCACTGAGATTTCTCTTGCTGGAAAATCATTGGCCGGCGAGATTTCACCTTCCATTTCCATGCTTAATAGTCTTGAAACCCTTTTTTTGCCTCACTATTCCATTTCTGGGGAACTTCCTGACCAAATAAACCATTGTTCAAACCTCAGAGTTTTGAACATATCCTGGAATAAAATGGTTGGAATTATACCCAATCTTTCTGGACTTAAGAGCTTGGAGATTCTTGGATTGGCATTTAACTCGTTTTCCGGCAGGTTTCCGAGCTGGATCGGAAACTTAACCGGGCTGGTTTTTCTTGCTTTAGGTGGAAATGATTTTGATGAGAGTGAAATTCCGGAGAGTATTGGGAACTTGAAGAACTTGAATATCCTGTATCTTCGCAACTCCAATCTGGTTGGGCACATTCCAGAGTCCGTTTTTGAGCTGAAGGCCTTACAGATATTGGATTTGTCCTGGAACAATATTTCTGGGAATATCCCGAACTCAATTTCAAAACTGAAAAACCTTAACCAGATTGAGCTGTTTTTCAACAATTTGACAGGGAAGTTACCACCAGGGATAGCTGATCTTCCTCTCTTGAAAGAATTCGATATCTCCTCGAACCGGCTGAATGGGACATTGCCAAAAGAGATTGGAAAGATGAACTTGACGGTTTTTCAATGTTACAATAACAGCTTTTATGGAGAGATCCCTGCAGGATTTGGAGATATGCAGCATCTTATAGGGTTCTCAGTCTATAAAAACAGGTTTTCCGGGCAATTTCCAGCCAATTTCGGTCGGTTCTCCCCTTTGATTAGTATTGACATATCAGAGAATCAATTTTCAGGTGGATTCCCGAGGTTCTTGTGTGAGAGGGGAAAGCTAAAACTCTTACTGGCTCTTGAGAACAACTTTTCAGGGGAGTTTCCGGATTCTTATGTTGAATGCAAATCACTGGTAAGGCTCAGGGTGAACAAGAACCATCTTTCTGGAAATATTCCTGATGGATTTTGGGCACTTCCGCATGCCAATATGATTGACTTCAGCGATAATGACTTCACTGGAGGAGTATCCGCCAGCATTGGATCTTCCATCGGCTTGAATCAGTTGGTTTTGCAAAACAATAAATTTTCGAGCTCTCTTCCCTCCGAGCTTGGCAAGCTGACAAACTTAGAGAGGCTTCTTTTGAATAACAATAACTTTTCCGGCAACCTACCGGCTGAGATTGGTGCCTTGAAGCAGTTATTCTCGTTAAGTCTCGAGCAAAACTCGTTAACGGGATCGATACCTGCGGAATTAGGTAATTGTGTTAGATTGGTGGACTTGAATCTTGCTGATAATTATTTGAGTGGCATTATGCCACCAACAGTTTCATTCATGAGCTCTTTGAACTCTCTGAATCTTTCGGGAAACAAACTCACCGGTCCAATTCCGAAGAATCTCGAAAACCTGAAGCTAAGTTCCATTGATTTGTCTGAGAACCAATTGTCTGGAAATGTTCCTCATGAGCTCTGGACCATAGGCGGAGTCAAAGCATTTCTTGGTAATAGGGGACTCTGCATTGACAAAATGTTCAGAAATAATATGAATGATACTGTGTTGAATGTTTGCAGGGAAGAGCAGGGTCGGAAAATGGTGTTCGGGGATAAATCTGTTTTCTTCATCGTAATAGTAGTTGCTTTAATTATGGTTCTAGCTGGATTATTGCTCGTGAGTTACAAGAACTTCAAGCATAGTCGAGAAGACATGGAGAACAGTTTAGGAGGCAACAATGGAGTAAATCCGAAATGGGAACTTGCATGTTTCCACAACATGGATATCGATGCCGATGAAATATGTAACCTAGAGGAACAAAACCTGATTGGAAGTGGCAGTACCGGAAGAGTTTACCGCCTGGATTTGAGAAAAAAGGGTGTCGTGGTCGCTGTGAAGCGACTATGGGATGGGGAAGGCCTTAAGGTTCTGGCAGCAGAGATGGAAATTTTGGGCAAAATCCGTCACCGAAACATACTGAAGCTCTATGCTTGTCTAATGAAAGGCAGATCAAGCTATTTGGCATTCGAATACATGGAAAATGGCAACGTGTTTCAAGCACTTCACCGAGTGAAAAAAGACGGGAAACCCGAATTGGACTGGCATCGAAGACATAAGATTGCCTTAGGTGCTGCTAAGGGAATTGCTTATCTGCACCATGATTGCTCCCCTCCTATCATTCATAGGGATATAAAATCATGCAACATTCTACTCGACAAGGATTATGAGCCGAAAATCGCCGATTTTGGGGTCGCAAAGGTTGCAGAAAAATCTCTCAAGGGATCTGAATGGAACTGTTTTGCAGGCACCCATGGTTATATCGCTCCTG AGCTTGCCTATACACTAAAAGTGACTGAGAAGAGCGATGTGTATAGTTTCGGAGTAGTGTTACTTGAACTAGTGACCAGAAGAGCAGCCATTGAGGAGGAGTATGGAGAAGGGAAAGATCTTGTGTACTGGGTTTTAACTCATTTCAATCATCATGAAAACGTCCTCAAGGTTCTTGACAGTAAAGTAGCCACAGGAACTGCCACCGTGCGAGATGACATGATTAAGGTCTTGAAGATCGGTATCCTCTGCACTGCCAAGCTTCCAAATTTGCGCCCCACCATGAGAGAAGTAGTCAGGATGCTTGTCAATGCTGAACCAGCCTGTTCTACGTCTCCAGATAGCCAATCTGACAAAAATTGGTAA